The nucleotide sequence AAAGAAAAATGGTAATGTGCTCGTTGAGCCAGTCTCGCTGAGGACCTTGTAGCAGTTCAAGCTTGTGCAATTATAAGTCTTTACAAGTTATTAATTAACGTACGAAAAGATTTTACGATGTCATGAGTTGAAACCCATCAAGTTTACGATGAAACAAAAAAGGCTCCCTCCTAAACACAATGACGAACAGCGACTCATGGCATCTGCATATTAACCTCTGAAACAAATTCAATGGAGGAAATAGTTCAACAGCAAAAATCATTTTCGCATTATCAAATTCACTCAACCAATTATCAGTTTGTGAACATTTCGGAGCACTCTTCAATATTGGAATTACTTTGATTGTATACTGACACTCATTTGTCACCTTAATTTTCGTCTGATTAGCCAATACATCCCCGCATCAATTCACTGAACATCTACACATTGTACGTTTAGCAGGAGAAAAGACTGTATGTTTAGCAGGAAAGAAGTTTTTTGAGAAGTCGATACGAGCCGTACCTGTGACTACGGCAGTATGGCGTGCTCCACAAGATACAACTTTCACATGCATATTTTCCAAACTTGGAGCATCCAGGAGTCGAGGTAGCGTCTGATacagataaaagaaaaagtttatTACTAGATTGGGAAAGATCTGCAGGACTCTTGGTATAGTCCATAACATAGGAAAGCTACTTAAGGAGTAATTATCCTACTGTGCACTTATGTTAAAAGTTTATAGTGACAACCCTTGCCAGAAAAAAATCCCCATCAATAAGGACTTTGCTAGTATTTCCAATTAAGCAAACCATACATCATTGTATCATATGTTACCCAGATTTTGAAAGCCTCTTGTATTAATAGTTGTAACAGTACTAACAGAGGGTTGGATAGAAGTGAAAGAACCATAAAAAAAAGTGTACCTCAGCCTGCTCAGCACCAGTGCCTAACTGCCCAAATTGATTCCCTCCAAATGCATATACATCACCATCAGCAGAAGTACATACAGTGTGCCAGAGCCCTGCTGCTACACTTTCTATCCTGATGCCAAGTAATGAAGACACACACGTGGGACTTAGCTCATCATCCGTACTCCCTTGACCACACTGCAAAATGCAGCATCAGCACTTAACatactatttaataaataaaagaatcttATAATACATCAAAAGAGAACATATGATCATATATTGTCTAAAGTTACCATTAGTTTACTATGTCTTTCCTAAGTTCATAGAACCTTTAAGAAAATTCTTAAATTGAAACGAACCTTAGGCGATGGAAGAAGTGGAAACATATAAGCTTTGTTGTGGTCAAGTGTCTAGTGTTCAAAACAACATTGTGCTACAACATTCTGGATGCAAATTTCTTCTAATCCAGAGCTATTGGGTTCAAAGAAATAGTTGCCATAGGCATATATTACTTTGCTTTATACATATATGATGGATGTACACAAACACACGCATATGAAAAAGCAACAGGTTTAGTGTTTCATCAAGGAAACTGCCGCGCTTAAATTCAATATGGAATAAACTGATCCCAAGAAACTCACCTGTCCATACAATCCCCAACCGAAAGTCAACAGTGCTCCAGCATCTGCCTTGAAAATCAACAGCAATAAATTATAAGTAGAAGTAAATTATAGGACTGCAAGAGGGAAACTGTATATGATAATGTATTAATAGAGAACACATCGAAAGTATGAGAGCATCAGTCATATAAAGAATGCACATGCATATTCAACATGAAGTAGACACATTGCTAACTAATGTCCATTGTGATAAGCAAGTGCTGAAATGTTAGTATAACCAATTGATTGAATATCCCAGTTATCTACCCAAGAACTAGAATGCGAACCTGTAATTACTGCACTGTGTCGGCCCCCACAGGCAATTCTCTTGACATAATTCCCAGGAACTCTGAGGCCTTGTCCCTCTGACCCCAGGCATCCATGAGAAAGGCCCATAGCTCTGTCGTTCCGCAAAGAAGAAGAATCAATGCATGGCACAGGATGTGGGGAGGACACCATTCGAATCCTGGAGCCTAGGCCAAGCTGTCCTTCCCCTCCATAGCCCCAACCCCACACTTGTCCTATATCTAAAAGGAAAGAGTAAATGTTATCCTTCTTTGGAAATCTTTAACAATGTAACCATATGATTCATAAGGGGCAATGTCAACAAACTATGCTCCAGGAACCTAAGACACTTGTATGATGTATTGAAGCAGGTTTATCCAAGACGTACAAAATACCTGATAATGCCAAAGTATGCCGCCCACCAGCTGCTACACTGACAATCCGCACCCCTGGATTCAGTGAGACTAAACATGGCAATGCCGAGAGACCTTCTTCACACGAGGATGAGCTCTCAGCTGGTTTCTTAGCTGATGATACCCGTCTACGTTTTGCACCATCTTCTCCCCCTCTAGTCTCTATACCAGATGCTGCTGCAACCGTGGATCTCAATCCCTGGGGGTGAGGGCTTACTGTGATAAAGTTAATCTTCAAAATATTACTCTGTAAAATGTAAATAGCAGATTGTGCTTCTTTCTAACAGTGAAGCCAATCCAATACCTTGCTGTGCCGGGAATGAACTCTGCCCATCGCTTATTTCCTTGTCTTCTGCTGGCTCCCCAAGAAACTTTCCAGAAGGAATGCATTCCTTCCAACCCCATGTATAAACTTCTCCAGTTTCTGCATTTTAGGTTTGAGTAGTATGTCAATCCAAGGTTCCATAAACACATTACAATGAGGGattatgaaaaaagacaaaaagagaaCCGATAAATCATAGAGCAAGACAAATATACAAATATTGGAGGCTAGAGCTCAATAATCAGATAAGAAATGGACATTGAAGCTAACAGGTACTGCAAAAGTTTTCAAATAAGCAGAAACAAAAGCAAGCCCAAGAGGGGGAGAGAATGGCATACTAAGGGAGAATCTTATGACTTCAAGAAAGTCAGGTGTATGCTGCAAGTCAACTTCAAAGTGGATTTGTTGTGTGAAGGATGTCCATGACCCATGGCCGCCTCGAGGGGTGACGATTTCCGGGATGGTATAAGGAGACAAACAAACCATTCCTCGACTAATGTGGGACACTTGACACCCTGACCCACGCATGTCAACTAGGGCATGGATAACATAAGATAGTATGAGGGCCCAACATCGGGACACAAGATAGCAGGTATGACTTTGACACTAATGTCAAGATAAGAAAAGCACTTTGGACCTAACTCAATCCTAAAAGCAAGCTCAAGAGGTTAAACAACCTACCCCTCAACTAATGGGGGGCACAGACATAGTCAATCTTATATCTTTgtcaacttcaaaattatgagTATCCGAATCCAGTGGATGAGGAGAATATACTGGATGTTGAAGTAGGTATACACATATTAATATCATCCCATGTCACAGAAAATACACAAGCTTCAAGTTGCTCCAAAATGAATGGCACCATTAACCTTAACATTGCTTATATACCTGTAATAGCAACACAATGTGCCCAACCCGCTGCAGCTTTTACTATTGAAATTTCTTCAGGAAGGGGAAAAGGCGCCGGGATTTCCTTCAAAAGTAAGAAAATTGAAGTTAACTTTTATGTGTCCCATAAAAGTAGTCATTGAGCTGAGTAAACAAAGTAAGTGAGTTACCCCATGTTTCCCTGATGTCAGATAGCATTGTCCTAAATCGTCCGTTGAACCCCATGTAATGAGCTTCCCGGAATCTGATGAAAGAGTAGTACAAACAACACAATAATTGCAATTTATGTTAGTCAAGTAgctcaaatataataagatgggaAACCATAAAGAAGATCACTTGAAATCCAATTTAGGACTTAATGTAAACAAGGAAGAACTTCCAAGTTCTCCCAAGAAGTAGTCAATTAGAAATTCACCGAAAACTAAAGAGCCCCGTTAGGCCATGAGAAATATTCACTTTTTTCCGGAATTTTTTTTTCACGTAATTCAAAATgatgtttggccataaaaacttCAAATACAActtgtatttggaaaagtgaaaacaagtctTAACTTGTTAACACTTTTTTCACTCACACTTctctcaaaaaaattcaaaaacaactccaatttatattcatggctaaacacaactccaactccaattattttttgttttcactGGCCAAACACCTACAAAGAGTTGATATCCAGTACTTCTCAGTTGAACAAATCAGCTACTCCCTCGACCCCAATATATGTGAGACTTCTCACTTCACGAGAGTCAAATATCTAATCTTTGATGCTAAATCGGATTAGATCAACtcaatattcaaaattaaaatttagatattcaaaaactatacgAAAAAGTACAGATTGTCATTCTACTCATGTCAATATGATGAAAAACACATTTTGAAACATTGGTCTAAGTCCATCTAGTTCAAATCTCGCCGTATAAATCGAGACAGATGGGATACTATAAAATGATCCAATATTTCATTTCAAATAATAGCCATAACTAAGAGGTGTTTGGGTAATCTTATAAGTTGGTTTGACCTGCTTATAAGCATTTTTTGGCTTATCCACATTTTGATAAACGCTGAAAGGGTTTataagcaacaacaacatacccagtgtattccaacAGAGTGGGTTTGGAAAGGGTAAAGtctacgcagtccatacctctacctcagattaagtagagatgttgtttcgagtagacccccggctcaggaaaAGTGTttataagccaaaaaaaaaaattactaactaTTTTCGTTTGACCCTTTTTTTACTATGTTGTTCCTAATAGTTTTCATAATCCACGAAATACTCATtccgaaaagaaaaaaaaacacactCTACATTTCATTTACGTCATTCAACCTTTTCGATGAAAAAATGCTTTTAATTAGAGAGAACTACTATCTATCTTCACCAAACTACTAATCATTATCAATTTCAACAATTCTCGTAACTACTTATTTATAAAATCACTTTCTCCGACACTTGATACACATTAATTACTTTTAATCGGCTAACTAAAACATACTGTAACTACATATCTTATTTCTTTCAAGAAAACATCCCGAACACATGCCCAATTGCAAAGGCAAAATCTAAACATAATGCTACTACTATATCCAATTTCATCCTCCTCATCTATCCTAGTTTGGTAGACAAAGGTGGCAAATTTAACCCATGAAATCATAACCCGCTCAGCCCTTATTGCCCCGTTCATTTATTAACTCAATTCATTTAAATCATACCCATGTCAATCCATCCAGGACTAATATCTACCCCAAATTGATTCATTAGGAATCTCgccaaaatattttcaaaaaaatattattatttaatagagctcggaatgagactatccgggagaaggttggggtgacttcagtggagtgtaagatgcgggaagcacgattgagatggttcggacacgtgaagaggaggggcatggatgccccggtccgtaggtgtgagaggctagcgttggatggttttagacggggtaggggtagaccgaagaagtactggggtgaggtgattaggcgggacatggaacagttacagcttaccgaggacatgaccctagataggaaggtctggaagacgcgaattacggcagaggattagggcctgttcgggtcgctaatgtagggaggtaattggtgggggtgtattcctggtatgattccgtattcaatgttctgttccgtgttccgtgttctatgtttgttacgaatctgtgtgctttcctctgctttatattcctgcattcctgctttactctgttttatattccttatggctgcagtatctatgttatgtcatctgcttctgtgctgtactatgtgtttgtttgatatctcgtaacttgagccgggggtctttcggaaacagcctttctacttcatcagaggtagaggtatggactgcgtacatcttaccccccccagaccccacaaagtgggaatacactgggtttgttgttgttgttgtattattatttaatatttatatatagtcataataacgaaaaataataattttagaagaaactaaaaattttatttaaaaaaaaaaattcagtaatAAAAACTTAATAAGAGTTGGACGAATTGGATTATAACTCGCATTTTAATCCATTTTAGCACAACTCATTTCAACTTAAGTAACTATCAGGCGAATCAATAACCCATCCATTTATTAACTTAGCTCATCTTGACCTGCCCAAATTCAACTCAACCCACCCATTCAAAACCTATAATGGCAGTTATCCCCAAATTTAGTTGAGGGAAAAAAATGTTAAACATACATTTTAACTTACCCTATTTACACGAACCCCTAcctttacaaagtaattacaaaaatcccaactaattatatatcttcgttacatgtatcgagagctaattatttATCCCGAcagattcaaaatcaaaaaaaatatattgggagctaattatgtatctttacaaaggaaaaaatatatctttgttggatgtattaaGTATCCCGAGGGACCCAAAATTGGAGAAAATGAATCGGAAGCTAATTGTGTatatttacaaaggaaaaaatgtatctttgttggatgtattatgtatcttcgacagacccaaaatcgaaaaaaatatatattaagagttaattatgtatcaaaggaaaaaatgtatcttcgttgaatgtatcgGAAACTGATTATGTATATCGACAGACCTAAAACTGAGGTTTTCAGTAATCATGCAAAATgtgaaaatttttataattaagttACAAACTGTCAGGATATATGCTGTTTGCCAAAAAAAACagaaatgaaaggaaaaataCCTGAAATAGCCATAGCAAAGCCACAGCCGCCACCACAAACATCCTTCCACGAATAATTCCCTGCACCAATGTTAGATTCCTCTTGTGGAACCCTCACAACAATTGGAGCCAATAATGGTGACCTCTGTGGCATTGCTCCTGGTAAATACCCCCACATATACACCACTTTTTCCTTCTCCATTTTCACAcctaatcaaaaaaaaaaaaaaaaaaaaagcttcatttagaatttttatttgttatattaaTCCTtcacctaaaaatacatatattcaaaaaaataaaaaataaatcaccaattttactttttttttctttctcgaaAGAGAGAGAAACGTCACCTAATTTACTTACATTCATCCCACTCCTTCACTACAACAAGTGTGTGttctgaggagggtagagtataTGCAGTAATTACCACTACCTCGTGGGACacagagaggttgtttctgaaaaTCCGCGGACTCAAGTGTAGCAAAATCAAGTACAAAGGAGAACGAAACAGTggaggaaatatagaaaatagcaACTAGTAATCAAATCACACAACTTCactaaatccaaaaaaaaaaagttaaaaattcaaaaaaaaaaaaaaaaattaattttgctacaatgtttctttttttgagagagaccaaaaatatatatattcaataaaccaccaattttgctttaatttttcctttttttgagaGGGAGAATTTGCGTTTGTTGTGTTAATCCTTCACCTACAAAAACAACGTACCAAGTGATATCCCAAGTCTGAAAAAGGATAGAATATACGCAAAACTTACTAATAACTAGTGGAAGGTATCAGAGAGACTGTATTCGAAAAAACTCCAACTAAAGTATAGCAATTTCAAttacaaagaaaaaggaaacaacgGAGAAAATATAGCAACTAGTAATGGAATCACACTACCTCACtaaatcgagaaaaaaaaaatcacaaatttttttgttttttaaaaatttttctgAGAGAGAATTTTGGTTTGGTATGTTAAATTTCATCTCCCACAACTTCACTACAACGACAAGTAAAATTATGCCAGTGAGGTTTGAGGAGGATAGAGTACATGCAGAGCTTACAAATACCTCGAGCGAGGTAGGAGAAAATTTCCGAACACCCTCAGTCAAGTGTAGCAATTCCAATTCCAAAATTGAAAATATTCACaaattttgctttaattttttttttatttttgcggagagaattttttttttttttttttggttagttaTTGGTTTGGTTGGCGAAAAATGTTGGAAAGGTGACCTAAAGATTTTATGAGAGAGATTACCGAATCAAATACGAGCCAATAAGGATGCCACGTAGGATGCGTATGTGGCATAACGTACACGTGGCGTGATTTGGGCCGCTAAGATTTTAGGGGTGTTTATAGCCATGGGTGGACTGGAAGTTTCTGGAATTTTAGGCCTTACAGAAAGTATAGCTTCTAAAGATAGTTGACGTGTTTCACTAGTTGTGCGACACGTGTATGTGGTATTATTGGTTGCTAATCATTACATTTTGCCACGTGTCTCATATGGACGATTATAAAAATATGTATGCTCCCAATCAGGTTTAAAATCAAAAGAAGTAGACATATAAATTAACCGACGAAGattcaacatcaattatatatGAGCAAACCATCAAGTAACCTCctaaactatgaccaaatttgctatgaCACGCTCAAACTTTACTTGAGTCCTATTATCCCtttaactaaattttagcgtatttttgtaaaaaaaatttagcTGACGCGGCACCTTTGATAAGGGCccaatttttatgtaataaaggtgtcacatcagcatAAAATGGGTGGCAAAAATATGCTTAAATTAATttcgggggtaataggacctctgTTAAGTTGGAGTGTATTGTAGCAGCTTTGACAATAATTTTGAGGTTACTGGATGTTTATctcattatatatacataaaaaataattctaactatatataaataatataatttttcgttaAAGAGGATTTGAGTGAACCTTCAATCGTACGATGACTCCGCCCCTACTCAAAACTGAacatataaagtatgaacaataTATGACAAAAGGCCTAATATTATAAACATCGAATTGATTATATTAAAgaaatgaatttcaaacataacTTAATATTATAAGTTAGCTTATGAGGGGGGGAAATTGTGCAATTACGAAAAAAATTTAGATTCGGTTGAGTTGTATATCTAGATTAAGGAGTTTATTTCCTACTCTATAAATGATTGAGACTCCAATGCTCCACACATCTCTAATTGAACAACTGAAGCGTAGATAATATAAATATAGGACGGAGGAGTTTAACGTCAAAAGTGataaattgaaattaatttgacTGATCATATTAGAAATGtcttattttttgttattctatATTGGTGTattatttcatcttattttttatttttaatacgtttttttgtatttttttgtcctGAACTGAAAGTTTATCAGAAACAATCTTATTACTTTATATAAAGTTTTGTGGAAATTTACTGAGTatgttatattgttgttgttgatcataCTGAAGAAATTAATTTTGTACTTAACTCAATATCAAACTAATTTATGAGAGGATAATCGtaaaatttaataacattatTAGATTCAATTTAACTATATATATTAAaacca is from Capsicum annuum cultivar UCD-10X-F1 chromosome 5, UCD10Xv1.1, whole genome shotgun sequence and encodes:
- the LOC107871194 gene encoding ultraviolet-B receptor UVR8 — its product is MEKEKVVYMWGYLPGAMPQRSPLLAPIVVRVPQEESNIGAGNYSWKDVCGGGCGFAMAISDSGKLITWGSTDDLGQCYLTSGKHGEIPAPFPLPEEISIVKAAAGWAHCVAITETGEVYTWGWKECIPSGKFLGEPAEDKEISDGQSSFPAQQVSPHPQGLRSTVAAASGIETRGGEDGAKRRRVSSAKKPAESSSSCEEGLSALPCLVSLNPGVRIVSVAAGGRHTLALSDIGQVWGWGYGGEGQLGLGSRIRMVSSPHPVPCIDSSSLRNDRAMGLSHGCLGSEGQGLRVPGNYVKRIACGGRHSAVITDAGALLTFGWGLYGQCGQGSTDDELSPTCVSSLLGIRIESVAAGLWHTVCTSADGDVYAFGGNQFGQLGTGAEQAETLPRLLDAPSLENMHVKVVSCGARHTAVVTGDSKVFCWGWNKYGQLGLGDVIDRNIPSQVSMDGHVPINVACGWWHTLLLAEPPT